In Silene latifolia isolate original U9 population chromosome X, ASM4854445v1, whole genome shotgun sequence, the following proteins share a genomic window:
- the LOC141617459 gene encoding autophagy-related protein 8C-like has protein sequence MAKSSFKLQHPLERRQAEAARIREKYPDRIPVIVEKAEKSDIPDIDKKKYLVPADLSVGQFVYVVRKRIKLSAEKAIFIFVKNILPPTAAMMSAIYEEHKDEDGFLYMTYSGENTFGFL, from the exons ATGGCCAAGAGTTCCTTCAAGCTGCAACATCCTCTTG AACGCAGGCAGGCGGAAGCTGCCCGCATAAGGGAGAAGTACCCAGACAGAATCCCT GTTATTGTGGAGAAGGCTGAAAAAAGTGACATCCCCGATATTGACAAGAAGAA GTACCTGGTTCCTGCCGACCTAAGTGTCGGCCAGTTTGTCTATGTGGTTAGGAAGAGGATAAAGCTCAGTGCCGAAAAGGCCATATTCATTTTTGTGAAGAACATTCTACCACCTACAG CTGCTATGATGTCAGCCATTTATGAGGAGCACAAAGATGAAGATGGATTTCTCTACATGACCTACAGCGGTGAGAATACCTTCGGGTTCCTTTAA
- the LOC141617458 gene encoding uncharacterized protein LOC141617458, whose translation MLTISSSEGGGDVDGSEELLKKGPWTAAEDAVLVEYVRKHGEGNWNAVQRNTGLRRCGKSCRLRWANHLRPNLKKGPFSVDEQRLIIHLHSKLGNKWARISQHLPGRTDNEIKNFWNTRVKRRLRQGLSLYPNQNHSNPTESTKSPPHQPLAPPHSSYKQTSNSNNNTLSLFNPVSVPSSFFSLHPPTPFLAPQFLRGCPSTFLGCPYPSPSQMGVFQLRPGGFGFDSGQVPPVRFDSEGFNFDNLGNFELPSNQNVTSDEEMVVLVDKVKVDIDNPNVGRTKSGLLDDLLQEAQIKVANRGVKRERNDCGLQWDVSASDTSCTGMKSEKPEDKRLNFGKEVLPDILDLIPTQVESPESCHGGGENPVVSIDDQIQQGAQPPLPVLSTSDYEDDGDDWNPSCYTWDNLPTIC comes from the exons ATGTTAACCATCAGCAGCAGCGAGGGAGGCGGAGACGTAGATGGAAGCGAGGAATTGTTAAAGAAGGGACCGTGGACGGCAGCGGAGGATGCTGTGCTGGTGGAATACGTGAGGAAACACGGAGAAGGGAATTGGAACGCGGTGCAAAGGAATACGGGGTTAAGGCGGTGTGGTAAGAGTTGTAGGTTAAGATGGGCTAATCATTTGAGGCCTAATTTGAAGAAAGGTCCGTTTTCAGTTGATGAACAACGTCTTATTATTCATCTTCACTCTAAGCTTGGCAATAAGTGGGCTCGCATTTCTCAACAt TTACCAGGGAGAACCGACAATGAAATCAAAAACTTTTGGAACACAAGGGTGAAGAGAAGACTACGACAAGGCCTATCGTTATACCCGAATCAAAACCATTCAAATCCAACCGAGTCAACAAAAAGCCCACCACATCAACCACTGGCACCACCTCATTCTTCCTACAAACAAACATCAAATAGCAACAATAACACACTTTCCCTCTTCAACCCTGTTTCAGTACCCTCTTCATTTTTCTCCTTACATCCTCCTACTCCATTTCTGGCTCCTCAGTTCTTGAGGGGCTGCCCGAGTACATTTTTGGGTTGTCCTTATCCCTCGCCATCACAAATGGGTGTATTCCAGCTTAGGCCAGGTGGGTTTGGATTTGATTCAGGTCAAGTACCTCCAGTCCGTTTTGATTCCGAAGGTTTCAATTTTGATAACCTCGGTAACTTTGAGCTCCCTTCAAACCAAAATGTGACCAGTGACGAGGAGATGGTAGTATTGGTAGATAAAGTGAAAGTTGATATTGATAATCCAAATGTGGGTCGGACCAAAAGCGGGTTATTGGACGACTTGCTGCAAGAAGCGCAAATCAAAGTGGCAAATCGCGGAGTAAAGAGGGAGAGAAATGATTGTGGGCTTCAGTGGGACGTTTCAGCCTCTGATACTTCTTGCACCG GAATGAAATCCGAGAAGCCAGAGGACAAGCGATTGAACTTTGGAAAGGAAGTGTTACCAGACATTCTTGACCTTATCCCGACGCAAGTTGAGTCTCCTGAAAGTTGCCATGGTGGTGGCGAAAATCCAGTTGTTAGTATAGATGATCAGATACAACAGGGTGCTCAGCCGCCTCTACCTGTTTTGAGTACCTCCGATTATGAAGATGATGGTGACGATTGGAATCCAAGCTGCTATACGTGGGATAACTTGCCCACTATCTGCTAA